One region of Mucilaginibacter sp. 14171R-50 genomic DNA includes:
- a CDS encoding DUF1573 domain-containing protein, whose product MKKLLLICAVVLGFAFNASAQTASQPEFKFNEEKHDFGKIPQGTPVTTVFEFTNVGKAPLILTEVKPTCGCTIADYTKTPVMSGAKGTITITYNAAALSGFNKTIVVTSNAKTPTKYLSIVGEVVAKPAVSSR is encoded by the coding sequence ATGAAAAAACTATTATTAATATGCGCAGTTGTTTTAGGCTTTGCCTTTAACGCCTCTGCCCAAACCGCATCGCAACCCGAGTTTAAATTTAACGAGGAAAAGCACGATTTTGGTAAGATACCACAGGGCACCCCCGTTACAACCGTATTTGAATTTACCAACGTTGGCAAAGCGCCATTGATCTTAACCGAAGTTAAACCAACCTGTGGCTGTACTATTGCCGACTATACAAAAACGCCTGTTATGTCGGGCGCTAAAGGCACTATTACGATCACCTATAATGCGGCAGCGCTTTCGGGCTTTAACAAAACTATTGTAGTAACGTCAAACGCTAAAACGCCAACCAAATACTTAAGCATTGTAGGCGAGGTTGTTGCTAAGCCGGCGGTAAGCAGCAGGTAA
- a CDS encoding dicarboxylate/amino acid:cation symporter, with the protein MGNWIKNYSGMIWLIAGIIAGSVAGSVLGTRAEVLKPIGDIFLNLLFVAVIPLVFFAISSAIANLEGSQKIGRIMGVMSAVFLGTLIMAALLTIVALWLFPIGQTSFAAAGAAPVETSKNLSGDQVTQLFTTSEFFNLLSRKNMLAMIIFAILVGFGARSAGEKGKAFVQVLNAGNEVFQHVFGIIMKAGPLGLGAYFAYQVAVFGPSLFGTYAHVLGIGYGVSLFYYAVFYSLYAFIAGGVKGIKRYWENNIIPSATAVGTCSSIATIPANLYAAKKMGITDAVAGITIPLLGTLHKDGSSISSILKMSAVFAMFGRGFDSAEVIILALGMTVLVSIVEGGIPNGGYIGELLFISAYGFPPEALPPAIIIGTLIDPVATLLNATGDTAAAMVINRFAEKR; encoded by the coding sequence ATGGGTAACTGGATAAAAAATTATAGCGGGATGATTTGGCTTATAGCCGGTATTATTGCAGGCAGCGTTGCAGGCAGTGTACTGGGCACCAGGGCCGAAGTATTAAAACCTATAGGCGATATATTCCTGAACCTGCTGTTTGTTGCCGTAATACCACTTGTATTTTTCGCCATTTCGTCGGCGATTGCCAATTTAGAAGGTTCGCAAAAAATAGGGCGAATAATGGGTGTAATGTCGGCGGTGTTTTTAGGTACGCTTATTATGGCCGCCCTGCTTACTATTGTTGCACTTTGGCTGTTCCCTATAGGGCAAACTTCATTTGCGGCGGCCGGTGCCGCGCCCGTAGAAACCAGCAAAAACCTATCTGGCGACCAGGTAACCCAATTATTTACCACCAGCGAATTTTTCAACCTCCTGTCGCGCAAGAACATGCTGGCCATGATAATTTTTGCCATACTGGTTGGTTTTGGCGCGCGCAGCGCCGGCGAAAAAGGTAAGGCCTTTGTTCAGGTTTTAAATGCAGGGAACGAGGTATTTCAACACGTTTTCGGCATTATCATGAAAGCCGGCCCGCTCGGGTTGGGCGCTTATTTTGCTTACCAGGTGGCTGTTTTCGGCCCATCGTTGTTTGGCACCTATGCCCATGTGCTGGGCATAGGTTATGGCGTAAGCTTGTTTTATTACGCGGTGTTTTACAGCCTGTATGCTTTTATAGCAGGTGGTGTAAAAGGCATTAAGCGATACTGGGAAAATAACATCATCCCATCGGCTACTGCTGTAGGGACCTGCAGCAGCATTGCCACCATACCTGCCAATTTATACGCTGCCAAAAAAATGGGTATTACCGATGCAGTTGCAGGCATAACTATACCCCTGTTGGGCACGTTGCATAAGGATGGTTCAAGCATATCTTCCATCCTTAAAATGTCGGCGGTTTTTGCCATGTTTGGCCGGGGCTTTGACAGCGCCGAAGTAATTATACTTGCGCTTGGCATGACGGTTTTGGTAAGTATTGTTGAAGGCGGGATCCCCAATGGCGGCTACATCGGCGAGCTACTGTTTATATCTGCTTACGGTTTCCCACCCGAGGCCCTGCCCCCGGCCATTATCATCGGCACATTAATAGACCCCGTGGCCACACTTTTAAACGCCACCGGCGATACCGCCGCCGCAATGGTTATTAATAGGTTCGCGGAAAAAAGGTGA
- a CDS encoding thiamine pyrophosphate-dependent enzyme: MPETGIHTGNSTNAAELSFDDFRKIVIDDYRIGFESRQASIIGRREVLTGKAKFGIFGDGKEVAQLAMAKVFRKGDWRAGYYRDQTFMFATGMSNLKEFFAQLYANPDIEKDPASAGRQMNCHYATRYVNADGSWTNQAETMNCAADISTTGGHMPRLLGLAYASKLYRQNKELEYLKQFSVNGNEVAFGTIGNGSTSEGLFFEAFNAAGVLQVPMAISVWDDAYAISVPAKLQTTKEDISEILKGFQRDNNTNGYEIFKVRGWDYVALCETYERAVKVCREEHVPVLIHVVEMTQPQGHSTSGSHERYKSKDRLSWEEEHDCLLQMRKWMIQSAIISAEEIDELEAEAKKHVRNCQREAWSELESEIKAEMAEAVELIDRIAQQSPQRDELLNLMSSLQTCIDPGRRDTIACVRKVLRLTVKENSDARQNLVNWLNAENVKNVERFNSKLFTDTPRSPLYVPVVAPQYADDAKAIDGREVLNACFDANFERDKAIVAFGEDVGSIGDVNQGFAGLQTKYTDLRITDTGIREATIIGQGMGLAMRGFRPIAEIQYLDYLLYSITVLSDDLASLSYRTRGGQRAPLIVRTRGHRLEGIWHSGSPLGLILNAMRGMHICVPRDMTQAAGMYNTLLRGDEPALVIECLNGYRLKERLPANVGEFTVPLGKAEVIKQGTDVTVITYGSTLRIVMEAAEELEKMGINIEVIDPQTLYPFDTDNACGKSLQKTNKLLVIDEDLPGGGSAYILQKVIEAQNGYYLLDAQPKTLCGAEHRPPYGSDGDYFSKPSHDDVIEAVYKIMNEANPAKYPAIF, from the coding sequence ATGCCCGAAACTGGAATACACACAGGCAATAGTACTAACGCTGCCGAACTCAGTTTTGACGATTTTAGAAAAATTGTTATTGATGATTACCGCATTGGTTTTGAGAGCCGCCAGGCCAGTATTATTGGCCGGCGCGAGGTTTTAACCGGCAAGGCTAAGTTTGGTATTTTTGGCGACGGTAAAGAAGTTGCCCAATTGGCTATGGCCAAGGTTTTCCGTAAGGGCGACTGGCGCGCAGGCTATTACCGCGACCAGACATTTATGTTTGCCACCGGCATGAGCAATCTTAAAGAGTTTTTTGCCCAGTTATACGCCAATCCTGATATCGAAAAGGATCCTGCATCTGCAGGCCGCCAAATGAACTGTCATTATGCAACCCGCTATGTAAACGCTGATGGCAGCTGGACCAACCAGGCCGAAACCATGAACTGCGCCGCCGATATTTCAACCACCGGTGGCCACATGCCGCGCTTATTAGGTTTAGCATACGCTTCAAAATTATACCGCCAGAATAAAGAGTTGGAATACCTTAAACAGTTTTCTGTAAATGGTAACGAGGTGGCATTTGGCACTATAGGTAACGGCTCTACATCCGAAGGCTTGTTTTTTGAAGCTTTTAACGCGGCGGGCGTGTTACAGGTACCAATGGCTATTTCTGTTTGGGATGATGCCTACGCTATATCTGTGCCGGCAAAGCTGCAAACCACAAAAGAAGATATATCTGAGATATTAAAAGGTTTCCAGCGGGATAACAATACCAACGGGTACGAGATATTTAAAGTGCGCGGCTGGGATTACGTTGCTCTTTGCGAAACTTACGAACGCGCTGTTAAAGTGTGCCGGGAAGAGCACGTGCCTGTTTTAATACACGTTGTCGAGATGACTCAGCCGCAGGGGCATTCTACATCCGGCAGCCACGAACGTTATAAATCAAAGGACAGGCTGAGCTGGGAGGAAGAGCACGACTGCCTTTTGCAAATGCGCAAATGGATGATACAATCGGCTATTATTAGTGCCGAAGAAATTGATGAACTGGAAGCAGAAGCCAAAAAGCATGTACGTAACTGCCAGCGCGAAGCATGGAGCGAGCTGGAAAGCGAGATAAAGGCAGAAATGGCCGAGGCTGTTGAACTGATAGACCGTATTGCCCAACAATCCCCTCAACGCGACGAATTACTCAATTTAATGTCGTCGCTGCAAACCTGTATCGATCCGGGCCGCAGGGATACCATTGCCTGCGTGCGTAAAGTGCTGCGGTTAACCGTTAAAGAAAACAGCGATGCAAGACAAAACCTGGTAAACTGGCTTAATGCCGAAAACGTGAAGAACGTTGAGCGTTTCAATTCAAAGTTGTTTACAGATACGCCAAGGTCGCCATTATATGTGCCTGTTGTTGCGCCGCAGTATGCTGACGATGCAAAAGCCATTGACGGCCGCGAGGTATTAAATGCTTGTTTCGACGCAAATTTTGAACGGGATAAAGCTATTGTTGCCTTTGGCGAAGATGTTGGTTCTATCGGCGACGTTAACCAGGGTTTTGCCGGGTTGCAAACTAAATATACCGATTTGCGCATTACGGATACCGGTATCCGCGAAGCAACAATTATAGGGCAGGGCATGGGCCTGGCCATGCGTGGTTTCAGGCCTATCGCCGAGATACAATATCTTGATTACCTGCTTTATTCTATCACGGTATTGAGCGACGATCTGGCAAGCTTAAGCTACCGCACCCGCGGCGGGCAGCGCGCACCGCTGATCGTGCGCACACGCGGCCATCGTTTAGAGGGTATCTGGCACTCCGGCTCGCCGCTTGGGTTAATTTTAAACGCTATGCGCGGCATGCACATCTGCGTGCCCCGCGATATGACACAGGCCGCGGGAATGTATAATACCTTGCTGCGTGGTGACGAGCCTGCCTTGGTTATAGAATGTTTGAACGGCTACCGGCTTAAGGAACGGTTACCCGCCAACGTCGGCGAATTTACCGTGCCGCTGGGCAAGGCCGAGGTGATCAAACAAGGCACTGATGTTACGGTTATCACTTATGGTTCAACCCTGCGTATTGTGATGGAAGCGGCCGAGGAACTGGAGAAAATGGGTATCAATATCGAAGTGATAGACCCTCAAACCTTATATCCTTTTGATACCGATAATGCTTGCGGCAAATCTCTCCAAAAAACCAATAAGCTGTTGGTGATTGATGAGGATCTGCCGGGCGGTGGGTCGGCTTATATCCTGCAAAAGGTTATTGAGGCGCAAAACGGGTATTACCTGCTTGATGCACAGCCAAAAACACTTTGCGGCGCCGAGCACAGGCCACCGTACGGGTCAGACGGCGACTACTTTAGCAAACCATCCCATGATGATGTTATTGAAGCTGTTTACAAAATCATGAATGAAGCAAACCCGGCTAAGTATCCGGCGATATTTTAA
- a CDS encoding diacylglycerol kinase: MNRIKRHIKSYSYSVNGIWLAFRYEHNMLFHLAGAIAVVITNTLLNVTKTDWLITLILIGVVWMAELFNTAIEKLADRVTKDQDPLIGQVKDIASGAVLIVCCFAAVCAAIIYWPYLVG; encoded by the coding sequence ATGAACAGGATTAAACGACATATAAAAAGCTACAGCTATTCGGTAAACGGGATATGGCTGGCATTCAGGTACGAACATAACATGCTTTTTCACCTGGCCGGTGCCATTGCTGTTGTAATAACAAATACTTTGCTGAACGTTACCAAAACCGACTGGCTGATAACCCTGATACTCATCGGCGTAGTGTGGATGGCGGAGCTTTTTAACACCGCTATTGAAAAGCTGGCAGACCGCGTTACCAAAGATCAAGACCCCTTAATTGGCCAGGTGAAAGATATCGCATCAGGCGCGGTATTGATAGTATGCTGCTTTGCAGCCGTTTGCGCGGCGATAATTTACTGGCCTTATTTGGTGGGATGA
- a CDS encoding nitroreductase — MDTTFSAIANNIKARRTIKPSTMNGNKIPNGHIASILELADWAPTHGNTEPWRFIVFEEPAVYCAQHAELYKAANPGESFNPTAYANFQNQANNASHVIIAYQKRGDLPKIPQFEEIIATSCAVQNLLLGATALNIGAFWSTGGMVLKPAYAEHFGLGAEDSVLGVLFLGYTDNHPEGKRKTPIEEKITWNK, encoded by the coding sequence ATGGATACTACTTTTTCTGCAATAGCAAATAACATTAAGGCCCGCCGTACTATAAAACCGTCAACCATGAACGGTAATAAGATCCCTAACGGACATATCGCTTCTATACTGGAACTTGCCGACTGGGCACCTACGCACGGCAACACCGAGCCATGGCGCTTTATTGTTTTTGAAGAACCTGCGGTTTATTGCGCGCAGCACGCCGAATTGTATAAAGCGGCTAATCCGGGCGAAAGCTTTAACCCAACCGCTTATGCAAATTTTCAAAATCAGGCCAACAATGCATCGCACGTTATTATTGCCTATCAAAAACGTGGCGATCTGCCCAAGATCCCGCAATTCGAGGAGATAATTGCTACATCATGTGCGGTACAAAACCTGTTATTGGGCGCTACAGCCTTAAACATCGGTGCGTTCTGGAGCACCGGCGGTATGGTATTGAAACCTGCTTACGCCGAGCACTTTGGTTTAGGTGCGGAAGACAGCGTTTTGGGCGTATTGTTTTTGGGTTATACCGATAACCATCCCGAAGGCAAGCGCAAAACGCCGATCGAAGAAAAGATTACCTGGAATAAATAA
- a CDS encoding DUF3696 domain-containing protein: MFNLKVNNFRSFLNQEFKFSRINILIGENSGGKSSLLKLLLALKQTLDNPSESNLKLSGDYVDLGNFQEVIYYKKKSKKITIEFDFKAEYNDFFIKEWLDVISRASNQIISNLKLIQTYRNFSNQIRFEFDSRLDEHTSIKTTIKNTKIGKLEFIIKPATDGLSTKEVYADLKFTFKKQSVLIENCTAYKEGFLTIIDQDLKKKCIDNFGESDGRTIYFQLAYLLVTQNYIKKEFEKIEFVNPIGSSPKRFYFKEDKKNSYKLIDIEKLINILSNSSHSKNNYNNALSLLNKTIKEFGIAEEVEIAAEKNIPVLALNVKTKDYWSNITDVGYGVSLQLPILFQAILSENYSENGETLLIEQPEVHLHPNLQAKFIETLIGLGSKNSYFIETHSEHIIRKLQVLIKNKTFGLNPEDVTIHYFKRDSLQFAITSHSINDYGKLTPNLPSGFYDTSYNLVKELI; this comes from the coding sequence ATGTTCAACTTAAAAGTAAACAATTTTAGGAGTTTTTTAAATCAAGAGTTTAAGTTTTCACGAATCAATATTTTAATTGGTGAGAACAGTGGCGGAAAAAGTTCACTATTAAAACTGCTACTTGCCTTAAAGCAAACTTTAGATAATCCTTCGGAGAGCAACTTAAAGTTGTCTGGCGACTATGTGGATTTAGGTAACTTCCAAGAAGTAATATATTATAAAAAAAAGTCTAAAAAAATCACTATCGAGTTTGACTTCAAAGCAGAATACAATGATTTTTTTATTAAAGAATGGTTGGACGTGATAAGTCGAGCATCTAACCAAATAATTTCTAACCTAAAACTTATACAAACGTATAGGAATTTTTCAAATCAAATTAGATTTGAGTTTGACTCCCGACTTGATGAACATACATCAATAAAAACCACTATAAAAAATACGAAAATCGGCAAGCTCGAATTTATCATAAAACCCGCGACGGATGGGTTATCTACAAAAGAAGTATATGCCGACCTAAAATTTACTTTTAAAAAGCAATCCGTATTAATTGAAAATTGCACAGCTTATAAAGAAGGTTTTTTAACGATAATCGACCAAGACCTCAAAAAAAAATGCATTGATAACTTTGGAGAAAGTGACGGACGAACCATTTATTTTCAGTTAGCATATTTATTAGTAACTCAAAATTATATTAAAAAAGAATTTGAAAAAATAGAATTTGTTAATCCAATAGGTAGTTCCCCCAAAAGATTTTACTTCAAAGAAGACAAAAAAAATTCTTATAAGTTAATTGATATAGAGAAGCTTATAAACATCTTAAGCAACTCATCGCATAGCAAAAATAATTACAACAACGCTCTTTCACTGCTAAACAAAACTATCAAAGAATTTGGGATAGCAGAAGAAGTTGAAATTGCAGCTGAAAAGAATATACCAGTATTGGCACTGAACGTCAAAACTAAAGACTATTGGTCTAATATCACTGATGTAGGCTACGGTGTTTCCTTACAGCTTCCCATATTATTTCAAGCAATCCTTTCTGAAAACTATTCCGAAAATGGCGAAACATTGCTAATTGAACAGCCAGAAGTGCACTTACACCCAAATTTACAAGCCAAATTCATAGAAACTTTAATTGGTCTTGGTTCTAAAAATTCATATTTTATTGAGACTCACAGTGAACACATTATAAGGAAGCTTCAGGTATTGATAAAAAATAAGACATTTGGATTAAATCCTGAAGACGTAACAATTCATTACTTTAAACGTGATTCATTACAGTTTGCAATTACTTCACATAGCATAAACGATTACGGTAAATTAACTCCGAACCTTCCTTCCGGCTTTTACGATACATCGTATAACCTTGTAAAGGAGTTAATTTAA
- a CDS encoding murein L,D-transpeptidase catalytic domain family protein, whose protein sequence is MRKHLWWIIGALLLFSITVISWTPSSAIKTNKISDAKTLGAKELFAQYVADIYNTANLQQTGMNMAVLQKAVTGYLNLKLANKLHDNSNIITVIDFTRSSREKRMWIIDILNKSLILNTWVAHGQGSGDDMASRFSNSNESHQSSLGFYLASEVYFGKHGRSLKLDGLDAGINSAARARGIVVHAADYVSQGTINQLGRLGRSFGCPAVSTAVSDKVINTIKGGSVLYINGNDTKYTSKLLDENAAANFFGPDNAAAIAKL, encoded by the coding sequence ATGAGAAAACACTTGTGGTGGATCATTGGCGCTTTATTGTTATTTTCTATTACGGTTATCAGTTGGACACCGTCAAGCGCGATCAAGACAAATAAAATTAGTGACGCTAAAACATTAGGTGCTAAAGAACTTTTTGCACAATACGTTGCTGATATATACAACACAGCCAACTTGCAGCAAACAGGCATGAATATGGCTGTGCTGCAAAAAGCAGTTACAGGGTATCTTAACCTTAAGCTTGCTAATAAGCTGCATGATAACAGCAATATCATTACTGTAATTGACTTTACAAGATCAAGCCGCGAAAAGCGTATGTGGATCATTGATATCCTGAATAAATCGTTGATATTAAACACATGGGTTGCGCACGGTCAGGGCAGCGGCGATGACATGGCCAGCCGTTTTTCTAACAGTAACGAGTCGCACCAAAGCAGCCTGGGATTTTACCTGGCAAGCGAAGTTTATTTTGGTAAACACGGCCGTTCGTTAAAGCTTGATGGCCTTGATGCCGGTATAAACAGCGCGGCGCGTGCACGCGGTATTGTTGTACATGCTGCCGACTACGTATCGCAGGGAACTATTAACCAGTTAGGGCGTTTAGGCCGCAGCTTTGGTTGTCCTGCCGTATCAACAGCGGTATCTGATAAGGTTATCAACACCATTAAAGGGGGCAGCGTTTTATATATCAACGGTAACGATACTAAATATACATCTAAGTTATTAGACGAAAACGCGGCGGCCAATTTTTTTGGGCCGGATAATGCCGCAGCTATAGCTAAACTATAA
- a CDS encoding class I SAM-dependent methyltransferase: MNTRSAFFYNKFSVLYPLVDMVLKPQKRVLFNLINTLPEGDLLEIGVGNGSHFKLYTKHRVTGIDTSAAMLKAALKNSRPNIKVMEMDGEALLFADRTFDYVVLSHVIAVTGNADRLLEEVWRVLKPGGQVYILNHFTPDNWLRHADHLFKKLSHKLHFKSVFSIDEVIAIKKFKLLKEIGFGPGLYFKLLVYQKK; the protein is encoded by the coding sequence ATGAATACACGATCTGCTTTTTTTTACAATAAGTTTTCGGTTTTATACCCCTTGGTTGATATGGTACTAAAGCCGCAAAAGCGGGTTTTATTTAACCTTATCAATACTTTGCCCGAAGGCGATCTGCTTGAGATAGGGGTGGGCAACGGTTCGCATTTTAAGCTTTACACAAAACACCGGGTAACAGGTATCGACACATCCGCGGCGATGCTGAAGGCAGCCTTAAAAAATAGTCGCCCCAATATTAAGGTAATGGAGATGGATGGCGAAGCGCTGCTTTTTGCCGACAGGACCTTCGATTATGTGGTGCTTTCGCATGTGATAGCTGTTACGGGTAATGCCGACCGGTTGCTGGAAGAAGTATGGAGGGTGTTGAAGCCGGGCGGACAAGTGTATATTCTTAATCATTTTACGCCGGATAACTGGCTGCGGCATGCAGATCATTTGTTTAAAAAGTTATCACATAAGCTTCATTTTAAATCGGTTTTTTCTATCGATGAGGTAATCGCTATCAAAAAATTTAAGCTTTTAAAAGAAATTGGTTTTGGCCCGGGGCTTTATTTTAAACTATTAGTTTACCAGAAAAAGTGA
- a CDS encoding pyridoxal phosphate-dependent aminotransferase: MPKISQKGQRMPASPIRKLTPFADKAKLDGKKVYHLNIGQPDIETPEGMLNAIKNIDFKVWAYTPSEGTLSYRKKLTEYYNKLGYNITPENIIVTTGGSEAITIGMMACLDPGDEVIIPEPFYANYNGFANQSDVVVKPILSYIDNGFALPAISEFEKLITDKTKAIIICNPNNPTGYLYSQQELDALKELALKYDLYLFSDEAYREFCYDGRRFISPMHLSGLDDNVIVMDTVSKRYSACGARLGCLITKNKAVLAAGLKFAQARLSAGMVEQIAGEAAVDTPDEYFAAVNKEYTQRRDTLVSALNKIEGVYCPNPGGAFYVVAKFPIDNADKFCQWMLESFSYDNATVMMAPATGFYSTKGAGTNEVRMAYVLNNADLNKAMVCLAEGLKSYPGRTAGS, translated from the coding sequence ATGCCAAAAATTTCGCAAAAAGGGCAGCGCATGCCTGCATCTCCAATACGTAAACTAACGCCATTTGCCGATAAAGCTAAACTTGACGGTAAAAAAGTATACCACCTTAACATCGGTCAGCCGGATATTGAAACCCCGGAAGGTATGCTTAACGCTATCAAAAACATCGACTTTAAAGTATGGGCTTATACCCCATCTGAGGGCACCTTAAGCTATCGTAAAAAGCTTACAGAATATTATAACAAGCTGGGATATAACATAACGCCCGAAAATATAATTGTTACCACAGGCGGCTCTGAGGCCATTACCATTGGCATGATGGCCTGCCTTGACCCCGGCGACGAGGTGATTATCCCCGAGCCGTTTTACGCCAATTACAATGGCTTTGCCAACCAAAGCGATGTGGTGGTAAAACCCATCCTATCGTACATTGATAATGGTTTTGCACTGCCCGCTATAAGCGAGTTTGAAAAATTGATAACCGATAAGACAAAAGCGATCATTATTTGCAACCCCAACAACCCTACCGGTTATTTATACTCGCAGCAGGAACTTGACGCGTTAAAAGAACTTGCCTTAAAATATGACCTTTACCTGTTTAGCGACGAGGCGTACCGTGAGTTTTGTTATGACGGACGCCGGTTTATATCGCCTATGCACCTGAGCGGTTTGGACGACAATGTGATAGTGATGGATACCGTAAGCAAGCGTTACAGCGCCTGCGGCGCACGTTTAGGGTGCCTGATCACCAAAAACAAAGCGGTGCTGGCAGCCGGATTAAAATTTGCCCAGGCAAGGCTATCGGCCGGTATGGTTGAACAAATTGCGGGCGAGGCAGCTGTTGATACCCCCGACGAATACTTTGCCGCTGTAAATAAGGAATACACCCAACGCCGCGATACATTAGTAAGCGCTCTTAATAAAATTGAAGGTGTTTACTGCCCCAACCCGGGCGGTGCGTTTTACGTGGTAGCAAAATTCCCGATAGATAACGCCGACAAATTTTGCCAGTGGATGCTGGAAAGCTTCAGTTACGACAATGCAACCGTGATGATGGCCCCTGCAACCGGCTTTTACAGCACTAAAGGCGCCGGTACAAACGAGGTAAGGATGGCTTATGTACTTAATAACGCCGATCTTAATAAAGCCATGGTTTGCTTGGCCGAGGGGTTAAAGTCCTATCCCGGAAGAACAGCGGGCAGTTAG
- a CDS encoding retropepsin-like aspartic protease, which produces MVHYFIRFWLLTALICSTQILQAQQLSPDTLLQHKQFFTLKDVIDKPGNALPGLERTYFTAFTDNFFNKPVQSNRDIALLQTKYGRKLSVKKQIELLKLQQDNDVKLFDYAAAYKHTRQLLNLYGTQLNQYDKEDAENSIIIWKNLVAVQKQQVLVRHDTRVATTRDIAGLMTLPVTFGSYKDAYIFDTGANISVITESNAEKAAIQFVGDTFQVDAITGIKIKARTGVCPEFKIGDLTVRNAVFLVFPDSALSFADGKYTIQGIIGFPVIAGMKEVRINKAGYMDIPANSTAMPVHNFGLDGLTPVVNVEHNGTMLPFTFDTGAQVTHLNKSFYDLYQQDIQTRGIAADFKVGGAGGANALKGYKMPAISLRLYDKAIDLVNINVKTLAALPKDNYYFGNLGQDAFRKFDELLINFEHMYVMLINTNK; this is translated from the coding sequence ATGGTACACTATTTTATAAGGTTTTGGTTACTTACGGCATTAATATGCAGTACTCAAATTTTACAAGCCCAGCAACTTTCTCCGGATACGTTGCTGCAGCATAAACAATTTTTCACCCTGAAGGATGTAATCGATAAACCAGGCAATGCATTACCTGGTTTAGAGCGAACGTACTTTACCGCCTTTACCGACAACTTTTTTAACAAACCGGTACAATCAAATAGGGATATTGCGCTGTTACAAACAAAATATGGCCGTAAGCTTTCTGTAAAAAAGCAAATAGAGCTGTTGAAATTGCAGCAGGATAATGATGTTAAACTTTTTGATTATGCCGCCGCCTACAAACATACCCGGCAATTATTAAATCTTTACGGTACACAATTAAACCAATACGATAAAGAAGATGCCGAAAATTCCATCATTATATGGAAGAACCTGGTGGCAGTACAAAAGCAGCAGGTGCTCGTCCGGCATGATACCCGCGTTGCCACTACCCGTGATATAGCAGGATTGATGACCCTGCCCGTTACCTTTGGCAGCTACAAGGACGCTTACATATTTGATACCGGGGCAAACATTTCGGTAATCACCGAAAGCAATGCCGAAAAAGCCGCTATACAATTTGTAGGGGATACCTTTCAGGTAGATGCCATTACAGGGATAAAAATTAAAGCGCGCACCGGTGTATGCCCCGAATTTAAAATAGGCGACCTTACGGTACGTAACGCGGTGTTCCTGGTATTCCCCGACAGCGCCTTAAGCTTTGCCGATGGCAAATATACTATTCAGGGCATTATAGGATTCCCGGTTATCGCCGGGATGAAAGAGGTGCGTATTAACAAAGCGGGCTATATGGATATCCCGGCCAACAGCACCGCCATGCCTGTACACAACTTTGGCCTGGATGGCCTTACACCTGTGGTGAACGTTGAACATAATGGTACCATGCTGCCGTTTACCTTTGATACCGGCGCTCAGGTTACCCATCTGAACAAAAGCTTCTACGACCTATATCAGCAGGATATACAAACCCGGGGCATAGCCGCCGATTTTAAGGTGGGCGGTGCAGGGGGCGCAAATGCTTTAAAAGGATACAAAATGCCGGCAATATCGCTCAGGTTATATGATAAAGCTATAGATCTTGTCAATATCAATGTTAAAACGTTAGCTGCATTGCCAAAAGACAATTATTATTTTGGTAACCTTGGTCAGGACGCGTTTCGTAAATTTGATGAATTACTGATCAATTTTGAGCATATGTATGTAATGCTTATAAATACTAACAAATAA